The Candidatus Methylomirabilota bacterium genome includes the window ATCCGTTCGACACCGCGGTGGCGGCGGCTCACCTCGTCTTCGGCGGAGTGCTCGACCGGCTCCCCCGGCTCACGGTCGGCCTGCCGCACGCCGGCGGCGCGCTGCCCTACCTGTGGGGCCGCCTGCGCCACGGCCAGCGGGTACGGCCCGAAGCCCAGAAGCGCGCGCGCCGGCCGGTCCCGGCCTATCTGCGGCGCTTCACCTACGACACGATCAGCCACGACCCCCGGGCGCTCCGGTACCTGATCGACACGGTGGGCGCCGACCGGGTGATGCTCGGGAGCGACTTCTGCTTCGACATGGGGTACGTGCGCCCCCGGGACATCGTCGTGGCCCGGACGGTCGGGCTCTCCCGCCGAGACCAGGAGCGGGTGCTGCGGACCAACGCCGCCCGCCTGCTCCGCCTCGACTGAGCGCGCCGATGGCCAGGGAAATCTCGATCGTGCACCACGCGGACCGGCGCCCCGACGTGGTGATGCCCTACGCGCCGGGCATCGTCGTGCGCCGCGGCCATCTCGTGTTTCTCTCGGGCGTGACGGCCGCCGCCGTCTACCACAGCCACCCCCACCGGGAGGAGGAGTTCGACCTCCCGCCCACGATGGCCGAGCAGGCGGTCCTGGCCATGGAGAACCTCCGGAAGACGCTGGAGGCGGCCGGCTGCACCATGGCCGATCTGGTGGCGGCCACGCGCTACCTGACCGACGTCCGCGAGCAAGACGACCTCAACCGGGTCTGGGCCCGCTACCTCGGCAGCCACCTTCCCACCACGACCACGGTCGAGGTGTCGCGACTCGCCACTCACCCGCGTTGCAAGCTGGAGATCTCCGCCATCGCGGTGACCGACGCCTGAGCGCCACGTGCGTGCGCGTCGACGGCGCTGATCCGGAGGAGGGGAAAGGAGCAGAGCGGTGCGGTATCTCATCGGGACTCGCGAAGGGCTGTTCCTCCACGACGGGTCCGGCACGCCGGCGGCGTCGGGCGACTTGTCGGGCCGCAGCATCCTGGCGCTTCGCGCGACGGGGGCCCGTCTCTTGGCCGGGACGGACGCGGGCCTCTTCCGGTCCGACGATGTCGGGCGATCCTGGAGACCCGGCGGCATCGCCGGCCGAGAGGTGTGGGATATCGCCGTCGCGCCCTCCGACGCGCGCGTGATCTACGTCGGCACCCAACCGGCGGCGCTCTACCGGAGCCGCGATCGGGGGGATTCCTGGAGCGAGATCGACGCCCTCGGGAAGACGCCTGGCGCCGAGCACTGGGGGCTCCCGAACAGTTCGGCCGGCGCCCGCGCCCGGACCATCGTGCTCGACCCCGAGGCGCCCGCGCGCTGCCGGGTCGGCCTGGAAGTGGGCGGTGTCCTGGCCAGCGAGGACGACGGGGCCAGCTGGACCTGCATCCTGCCCGGCGGAAACCCGGACATCCACGTGATGGCCGGCGATCCCGGCCGCCCCGGCGTGCTGTACGCGACCACCGGGTTCGGACGGATGGACTCTCGCGAACCGATGGAGCGGCGGATCGCCGGGCTGTTCGGCTCGGCGGACCGGGGACGGACCTGGCGCTACCTCTGGGCCGACCGAGAGCCCAAGTACACGCGCCCCATGAGCATCGATCCGCGGCCGCCGCACGCCCTGACGGTGGCCTGCGCGCCCAGCGCCTTCGTGAGCTTCCGGGATCCCGGCGGGGCCCGGTCGATGCTGTATCAGAGCACCGACGGCGCTCACACGTGGCGATCGCTGGGAGACGCCGAGCATTCCCCGTCGCCGGCCAACATCCTGGCCGTCGTCCCGGCCCCGGACACGCCGGGCGCGGTCCTCGTCGGGACGGATGTCGGCGAGGTCTGGCAGGTCAGCCCGGACGCCCGGTGGACGCTGGTCACGCGCGGTCTGCCGATGGTCCAGGCGCTGCTTCCTCTGCCTGATCTCCGGTAAGCCTCGGCTGCTCCGCCGGCTCGGCCGGCGGACCCGGAAGGGATACCGGGTGCCGTGGGACCGGCTCGACCTGGAGGATCCCGCCCGCCCGCGCTTGCGGGGCCGGATCGAGGACCTCGAGCCCTGAAGCCCGCGCTCGGAATGGGCAGATACGCGCGGCGGTTCGGCAGGAATCGAGTGCCCGATTACGGCCCCGCCGAGACCCCGGCGGCCGGTGTCAGTGACTGAGCCGGCGGACCTCTTCCTCGAATCCGGGCAGGATCGCCTTGAAGAAGGCGTTCTCGAAGAGGTTGACGACGATTTCCCAGGTGCTCGCCTTCGGGTTCGCCGTGGTTCCGGTGATCGGCGTCACCGTCGCGACCTCCTGCCGTGACCGGTTCTCCAGAAGCCTGGCCACACCACCGACGAGCTTCTCGTAGAGCTTGCGGAAGAGAGTCTTTTCCCGATCCTGTCGCTGGTCGTAGACCTTCATGTCCCTGAACAGCGGCTTGACGTACGCGGTGATCTGCCCGTCCTTGATCGCCAGCTCCGAGTAGAAGAGATCGTTCATCGCCGGCATCTCGGTATCGGTGATCCGGAAGGCGACGTCGAAGTTCGGGCCGTTCGTATCCGGGGTTATGCTCGGGTGCCCGCTAGGTCCCTTCGCCCGAGGGGTGCCCGGTATCGGGTCGTGAGCGGCGGCCTCGTCGCCGCCCTCCACGCAATACGCGCTGCACGGTCGCCGTCAGCAGATCGAAGTCGACAGGCTTCTCGACATGGGCGTCGAACCCCGCCTCCAGCGTGGCCCGGAGGTCGGCAGGGCTGTTGTACGCCGTCACCGCGATGAGCGGAATCCGGGCCCACCGCACGTCGTGTCGGACGCGGGTCGCCAGCTCGAGTCCGTCGATGCGTGGCATGCGGAGATCACTCAAGATGAGATCGGGGATCGTCGCCTCCAGCCCGGCCAGCGCCTCCTGACCATCGCTCGCGACGAGCACCTCGGCGCCCTGGGCGGCGAGCATCTGTCGAAGGGCGTCGCGGCTGTCGACATGATCCTCGACGACGAGGATCCGCAGACCGTCGAGCCGAGGCTCAGATCTGCGCGAGCGCTCGGCGTTCACCCGGGACTCGTGCGATGGGCATGAAGGATGATCGCTGGCT containing:
- a CDS encoding response regulator — its product is MNAERSRRSEPRLDGLRILVVEDHVDSRDALRQMLAAQGAEVLVASDGQEALAGLEATIPDLILSDLRMPRIDGLELATRVRHDVRWARIPLIAVTAYNSPADLRATLEAGFDAHVEKPVDFDLLTATVQRVLRGGRRRGRRSRPDTGHPSGEGT
- a CDS encoding RidA family protein is translated as MAREISIVHHADRRPDVVMPYAPGIVVRRGHLVFLSGVTAAAVYHSHPHREEEFDLPPTMAEQAVLAMENLRKTLEAAGCTMADLVAATRYLTDVREQDDLNRVWARYLGSHLPTTTTVEVSRLATHPRCKLEISAIAVTDA